One genomic segment of Gemmatimonadota bacterium includes these proteins:
- a CDS encoding PD-(D/E)XK nuclease family protein, producing MNLFAAPDLGTLRTILPDILKRLRGEDPLARVRLVTPGDLVRAEVRRDLTARTGGFLGIEVTTWAAWVDSIALPEILGEGGRRLDEAGFERVVARACADLAASGTSPDGPLERAADTPGLARLAAAALRDLMEARLDPDALAGTLTDRVGRGLLGLYREVLSRLDRDGFHDTHSREATAARILRARPDGDREALLLFGFHNLTPLQHAVLDAASVSRSVTLLVPGPGAPGGAAAQRLIDAGTAKADPVYLDPIPPSPPLTYHESVFEIPVVTDPGPECLELLTCPVEDAEVRAVARRIRREVETHGHSFDHFLIVVPPAGPSPALFHSLFSRAGIPLHDRAGIPASATPPGRAAIALARMAASGPGEAARAAVDFPDEVARIQEPLRSLASARNWPDANEAFRNLYRARHHCDPAPFVENCLLTIEMVHGDAKASPVDFLRELRATLHSTLYRPTPDDPDTAAVLLVRADAARAVTRPFVFYTGLVEKAIRPPRPGDPLLPESTRERVNHVFESKGRTLARREDVLVEDLLLARFALEAASGRAVFSWSARATEGGQVRNPSGILLDIVSARAGVGISREDPAFSLHAPAEDRALRERYPTDPTDLALTLFRTPDTQPGASELARILRDGNAPYLANALRAANERWRGGTLTAHDAVLADGPVLDAIRHRFLGARTRWSPTSLERLLDCPFAFLVRDVLKLRPPEPDDDDPDARSRGQLFHAMAADLYRALAEKKQLPLTPERLRAAHQEADRIAREHRREFVKGASGSRHLLHDIAAGEVAATLAESVVRECLSRDRPAPVPTHFELSFGTDIPRRDADPMSTEDAATLRLTGAKDLRLKGRVDRIDRAKNGVLRIVDYKTGEARTKPEGLRTKVRGRSRVGLQLPLYMDAVGDLLGARVERAEYRHRPANGKFADRGLDGEEVERLRPELTRCLGHALDCVRRGWFASVPGDTCCSQDLAPACGPSPGARARRKATDPALAEHHAVVRGEEPVSK from the coding sequence TTGAACCTGTTTGCGGCCCCGGACCTCGGCACGCTTCGAACGATTCTCCCTGACATACTGAAGAGGCTCCGGGGCGAAGACCCTCTGGCGCGCGTCCGCCTCGTCACTCCCGGGGATCTGGTTCGCGCCGAAGTGCGCCGCGACCTGACGGCGCGTACGGGCGGCTTCCTTGGGATTGAGGTGACCACCTGGGCCGCGTGGGTCGATTCGATCGCACTGCCGGAGATTCTCGGAGAAGGAGGTCGACGCCTCGACGAGGCGGGATTCGAGCGCGTGGTGGCCCGCGCCTGTGCGGATCTCGCGGCGAGCGGAACAAGCCCGGACGGCCCGCTGGAGCGCGCCGCCGACACGCCGGGACTCGCGCGACTCGCGGCGGCGGCGCTTCGCGATCTGATGGAGGCCCGGCTCGACCCGGACGCGCTGGCCGGGACGCTGACCGACCGGGTGGGGCGCGGGTTGCTGGGGCTTTACCGGGAGGTACTCTCCCGCCTCGACCGGGACGGCTTTCACGACACTCACAGCCGGGAAGCCACCGCGGCCCGAATCCTGCGTGCCCGCCCGGACGGCGACCGCGAGGCCCTGCTTCTCTTCGGCTTCCACAACCTGACGCCGCTCCAGCACGCCGTCCTGGATGCGGCATCCGTATCCCGGTCCGTCACGCTGCTTGTTCCCGGGCCGGGGGCTCCCGGAGGCGCCGCCGCCCAGCGACTGATCGACGCGGGCACAGCGAAGGCGGACCCGGTCTATCTCGACCCCATCCCGCCTTCGCCCCCACTCACCTACCACGAAAGCGTATTCGAGATCCCGGTCGTGACCGACCCGGGGCCGGAGTGTCTGGAACTCCTCACTTGCCCGGTGGAGGACGCCGAGGTACGCGCGGTCGCCCGGAGGATTCGCCGGGAGGTGGAGACGCACGGGCACTCCTTCGATCACTTTCTCATCGTGGTGCCGCCCGCCGGACCGTCTCCAGCGCTCTTTCACTCCCTCTTCTCCCGGGCGGGAATCCCGTTGCACGACCGCGCGGGCATCCCCGCCTCCGCAACGCCCCCCGGACGCGCCGCCATCGCGCTGGCACGCATGGCGGCCTCCGGACCGGGCGAAGCGGCGCGAGCGGCCGTCGACTTCCCTGACGAGGTCGCCCGCATCCAGGAGCCACTGCGCTCACTCGCGTCCGCCCGAAACTGGCCCGATGCGAACGAGGCCTTCCGCAATCTCTACCGTGCGCGGCACCACTGCGACCCTGCGCCGTTCGTCGAGAACTGCCTGTTGACGATCGAGATGGTCCACGGAGATGCGAAGGCCTCTCCCGTCGACTTCCTGCGGGAGCTCCGCGCGACGCTCCACTCCACGCTCTACCGCCCCACTCCGGATGACCCGGACACGGCCGCCGTCCTGCTGGTGCGCGCTGACGCGGCGCGCGCCGTCACGCGTCCCTTCGTGTTCTACACGGGCCTGGTGGAGAAAGCCATCCGCCCTCCCCGCCCGGGCGACCCCCTCCTTCCCGAGTCCACCCGCGAGCGCGTCAACCATGTCTTCGAGTCCAAGGGGCGGACACTGGCCCGCCGGGAAGATGTCCTGGTGGAAGATCTTCTTCTGGCGCGATTCGCGCTGGAGGCCGCCTCCGGCCGCGCCGTCTTCTCGTGGTCGGCACGAGCCACCGAAGGCGGCCAAGTGCGGAACCCCTCCGGGATTCTGCTCGATATTGTGTCCGCGCGAGCGGGAGTCGGGATATCACGCGAAGATCCCGCTTTCAGCCTCCACGCTCCGGCAGAAGACCGCGCACTCCGCGAGCGGTACCCCACCGACCCGACGGACCTCGCGCTCACCCTCTTTCGCACACCCGACACGCAGCCGGGCGCTTCGGAACTGGCGCGGATTCTGCGGGACGGCAACGCCCCGTATCTCGCCAATGCGCTCCGCGCCGCGAACGAACGCTGGCGCGGGGGAACACTCACCGCCCACGACGCCGTACTGGCGGACGGCCCCGTCCTCGACGCCATCCGCCATCGATTCCTCGGCGCCCGGACGAGGTGGAGCCCCACCTCGCTGGAGCGACTGCTGGACTGCCCGTTCGCATTCCTCGTACGCGATGTCCTGAAGCTGCGCCCGCCCGAACCCGACGACGACGACCCCGACGCGCGAAGCCGAGGCCAGCTCTTCCACGCCATGGCTGCGGATCTCTACCGTGCTCTCGCCGAAAAGAAACAGCTCCCTCTCACGCCGGAGCGACTGCGCGCGGCACATCAAGAAGCCGACCGAATCGCACGCGAACACCGGCGCGAGTTTGTGAAGGGAGCCTCCGGATCCCGTCACCTTCTCCACGACATTGCGGCAGGCGAAGTGGCCGCCACGCTGGCCGAATCCGTGGTCCGCGAGTGCCTGTCCCGCGACCGCCCGGCCCCGGTGCCGACCCACTTCGAACTCTCGTTCGGTACGGACATCCCCCGACGCGACGCGGACCCCATGTCCACCGAAGACGCCGCCACTCTCCGCCTCACGGGTGCAAAGGACTTGCGGCTCAAGGGGCGTGTCGATCGAATCGACCGGGCGAAGAACGGAGTCCTTCGCATTGTGGATTACAAGACGGGGGAGGCCCGCACAAAGCCCGAGGGGCTTCGAACGAAAGTCAGAGGGCGCAGCCGGGTCGGACTTCAGCTTCCGCTTTACATGGATGCCGTCGGTGACCTTCTGGGCGCGCGCGTTGAGCGCGCCGAGTACCGGCATCGTCCGGCCAACGGGAAGTTCGCCGATCGCGGCCTTGACGGCGAAGAGGTCGAGCGCCTGCGCCCGGAACTGACGCGCTGTCTGGGGCACGCGCTCGACTGCGTCCGGCGCGGCTGGTTCGCTTCCGTACCGGGCGACACCTGTTGCTCGCAAGACCTCGCCCCCGCGTGCGGCCCGTCCCCCGGCGCGCGCGCCCGCCGCAAGGCCACCGACCCCGCCCTTGCCGAACACCACGCCGTTGTTCGCGGAGAGGAACCGGTGAGCAAGTGA
- a CDS encoding peptidoglycan-binding domain-containing protein, which yields MTSAKTRTAAGPLSGCRAIPLLLLLATTLPGLLPAMAAQGTPPPVNPEKLEFLSAYIVGLESRSHADHHGFDVSGASPVELYLVVEAEQDGIPVYCTEFPDVRVQGRGLPSALIASPAECGLESAEIHWAELTPDETASVWTRDRIRWGKNRWTLELHELPGRPAPGILPSWGTGRFAAAVNVAGGSASPRILESPGWSPGPTWRSPEEVRGFRVSRYSDRSLIGLAMGLARLPVHESLTAAHARTRTGLRPVDLALLPYSELAHTPLPTDASEPLDGEAWHWLFRPVARDIHRRALSSSPMVTAGGRGIPWSGGTSKSGTIRGDILLTGSRILLLDTDDGDGWLGEGDYAYHTASGILERGKISDIEGQRAKILRPRTFLKLRKKLEDAGYGSQGGSPVLSADLLATVQEFQSDHHLEETGVPDRKTLEALNAFLDALRSHETPGSPETH from the coding sequence ATGACTTCTGCCAAGACGCGCACCGCGGCCGGACCGCTGAGTGGTTGCCGTGCCATCCCGCTGCTCCTCCTGCTCGCCACCACCCTGCCCGGCCTACTCCCCGCCATGGCCGCGCAGGGAACACCCCCTCCCGTGAACCCGGAGAAGCTGGAGTTCTTGAGCGCTTACATCGTCGGGCTGGAATCCCGTTCCCACGCAGACCACCACGGCTTCGATGTCAGCGGCGCTTCTCCCGTGGAACTCTATCTGGTGGTCGAGGCGGAACAGGACGGCATTCCCGTCTATTGCACGGAGTTTCCCGATGTCCGCGTTCAGGGACGCGGCCTCCCGTCCGCACTCATCGCCAGTCCCGCGGAATGCGGTCTGGAGTCCGCCGAGATCCACTGGGCGGAACTCACTCCGGACGAGACCGCTTCCGTATGGACCCGCGATCGTATCCGTTGGGGAAAGAACCGCTGGACGCTCGAACTGCACGAACTTCCCGGCCGACCCGCGCCCGGCATCCTTCCGTCGTGGGGAACGGGTCGGTTTGCCGCCGCCGTCAATGTCGCCGGAGGAAGCGCTTCCCCCCGCATTCTGGAATCGCCCGGCTGGTCGCCGGGGCCCACATGGCGAAGCCCGGAGGAGGTGCGGGGCTTCCGCGTCTCCCGCTATTCGGACCGGTCTCTCATCGGTCTCGCCATGGGACTCGCCCGGCTTCCCGTTCACGAATCGCTCACCGCTGCCCATGCACGCACACGGACCGGTCTGCGCCCCGTCGATCTTGCCCTCCTTCCCTATTCCGAACTCGCCCACACGCCGCTCCCCACTGACGCGTCCGAACCGCTGGACGGAGAGGCGTGGCACTGGCTCTTCCGCCCCGTCGCACGCGACATCCACCGACGGGCGCTCTCCTCTTCGCCGATGGTGACCGCGGGCGGCCGGGGGATTCCCTGGAGCGGGGGAACCTCAAAGTCCGGGACCATCCGTGGAGACATCCTTCTCACCGGCAGCCGGATCCTCCTGTTGGACACCGACGATGGAGACGGCTGGCTGGGCGAAGGCGACTACGCGTATCACACCGCATCCGGGATACTGGAACGGGGAAAGATCTCCGACATCGAAGGACAGCGCGCGAAGATTCTCCGCCCGCGCACCTTCCTCAAGCTCCGGAAGAAACTCGAAGATGCCGGGTACGGAAGCCAGGGAGGATCCCCCGTGCTGTCGGCGGACCTTCTCGCCACCGTCCAGGAGTTCCAGTCGGATCACCATCTGGAGGAAACCGGTGTCCCGGACCGGAAGACGCTGGAAGCACTGAACGCGTTTCTGGATGCGCTTCGCAGCCACGAGACCCCTGGATCGCCGGAGACGCATTGA
- a CDS encoding DUF481 domain-containing protein, which yields MIRTCALAVTLCGLVVLPVRAEILDTVSGGAPVDSGYAAQVEGRLGATGGNSDLTDLSLSGTVTWREGRDAVRMMAAADFAVSGGETVRNASMGHLRHNRDFADRFASVLFAQIQRDPMQSLTVRFLLGAGVRFDVLREDRRTLSVGLTPMLETDRIEDGGQDTIVRVSSFCRAEVPLGERATLDGTVFLQPGAADPGDARGMLSASVRSPLSERLSLVLRLKMAWDSEPPPDVESTDWNLRAGFAFRM from the coding sequence GTGATCCGGACTTGTGCGCTTGCCGTGACGCTGTGCGGTCTTGTCGTGCTTCCCGTTCGCGCGGAGATCCTCGACACCGTGAGCGGTGGAGCACCGGTGGACTCCGGATACGCTGCGCAAGTGGAAGGTCGACTCGGAGCCACCGGAGGGAACAGCGATCTGACGGATCTGTCGCTCTCCGGGACCGTGACCTGGCGCGAAGGACGGGATGCGGTTCGCATGATGGCCGCGGCGGATTTCGCGGTGTCTGGTGGCGAGACGGTTCGGAACGCGTCCATGGGACATCTTCGCCACAATCGCGATTTTGCGGATCGGTTCGCCTCCGTGCTGTTCGCACAGATTCAGCGCGACCCCATGCAGAGTCTCACGGTGCGCTTCCTGCTGGGGGCGGGGGTGCGATTCGATGTCCTCCGCGAGGACAGGCGAACGCTTTCGGTGGGTCTCACACCGATGCTGGAAACGGATCGCATTGAAGACGGCGGGCAGGACACGATCGTGCGCGTGTCTTCATTCTGCCGGGCGGAAGTTCCGCTGGGCGAGCGTGCCACTCTCGACGGCACCGTCTTTCTCCAGCCGGGCGCTGCAGACCCCGGAGATGCGCGGGGGATGCTGTCCGCGTCCGTTCGATCTCCCCTGTCGGAGCGGCTTTCGCTGGTGTTGCGTCTGAAGATGGCCTGGGATTCGGAGCCACCGCCGGATGTGGAAAGCACCGACTGGAATCTCCGCGCGGGCTTCGCCTTCCGTATGTGA